The DNA segment GTCACATGATGCGAGTACATGATGTAAAAGAAATTGTTCGTACTGTTCGCATGATGGATGTGTTGGTTGGTAAACAACTATATATAGAATGATAAGAGGGGTGAATTAAATGGATTATATTCATGTGAACGAAATGGAATTCTGGGGAAATCATGGAGTGTTTGCTGAAGAAACAAAACTTGGCCAACGATTCCGCGTTACGCTTTCGCTAGCTGTTGATTTGCAAGAAGCCGGTCAAACGGATGATTTAGAGAAAACCGTTAACTATGCAGAGGCGTTCTTCATTTGCCAAAAGATTGTTGAAACGAACCCTGCGAAATTAGTTGAAACTGTAGCGGAACGTATCGCAACGGAAATTCTAACGAAGTTCAAAGGTCGTGTTAAGGGCTGTAAAGTGATGGTAATTAAACCAGACCCTCCAATTCCAGGCCATTATCGTTCAATTGCTGTTGAAATTACAAGAGGTGAGTTTGTGTGAACACTGCATATCTTTCATTAGGTTCAAATCTAGGGGATCGTTATGAGATGTTGCGGGATGCCATACAACTCTTGCGACAACAGACTGGTTTAGAAGTATCACGTCTTTCATCCATTTATGAGACTGACCCTGTTGGATACACTGAACAAGCTATCTTTTTAAATATGGTCGTTGAAATAAAAAGTGAATTGTGCGCAGAAGAAATACTTTTTATTTGCTTAGAAACTGAGCAGACTTTAGGGCGGATTCGTCAATTCCGCTGGGGTCCAAGGTGTATAGACCTTGACATTTTACTCTTTAATGACGAAAATATAGAGTTAGAGAAACTTACTGTCCCTCATCCGCGAATGCATGAGCGAGGGTTTGTACTCTTTCCGTTAATTGAATTAGTACCTGATGGTGTTCATCCATTAACGGGCGTGCCTTTTGGCAAGTATGCTGAAGGTCAGAAAGAAGGCGTGCACATATGGAAAACATTCGGTGGGGTCGACGCATTCGGGCGTTCAGAAAACTAAAAGCGATCAAGCAAATCGATTTAGCCAAACAAATTGGTATGTCGACATCGGTTTTAGGGCAAATTGAGCGCGGAACTCGAGAACCAACAATAAAACAACTAGAAACAATGGCATCCGTGCTTAATATAGAAGTGAAAGAGTTAATGGGTGGAACGAATTAATAAGGAAAGGAGGTTTACAATGACAAAGATGAGCGATAAGCCATTTCAAATTGGTAAACATGTGATGGATAACCGTGTTGTTTTAGCGCCTATGGCTGGTATTTGCAACTCGGCATTCCGCTTGACTGTCAAAGAGTTTGGTTCAGGTCTAGTATACGCTGAGATGATTAGTGATAAAGGAATTGTTCGCAAAAACGAAAGAACAATGAGCATGCTATATATAGACGAGCGTGAAAATCCGTTATCATTACAAATCTTTGGTGGCGATAAAGCCACATTAGTTGAAGCTGCAAAATACGTGGACCAAAATACAGAAGCGGATATTATTGATATCAATATGGGGTGCCCAGTTTCGAAAATCATTAAATGTGAAGCGGGAGCGAAGTTATTACTCGACCCTGAAAAGATTTATGAAATGGTTGCGGCTGTAGTCGACAACGTGAAAAAACCAGTAACGGTGAAAATGCGTACAGGTTGGGACTTGGATCATTTATACGCAGTTCAAAATGCGCAAGCAGTTGAACGTGCCGGTGGATCAGCGGTTGCTGTTCATGGCCGTACACGCGTCCAAATGTATGAAGGTAAAGCTGATTGGGATATCATTCGTCAAGTGAAAGAAAATGTCAACATTCCGGTAATCGGTAATGGGGATATCGAGACTCCTCAAGATGCCAAGCGTATGCTAGAGGAAACAGGCGTTGATGGTGTAATGATAGGTCGAGCGGCGTTAGGCGATCCGTGGATGATTTATCGTACGGTCCAATACTTGGAGACTGGGGAATTAAAGCCACAACCAACTGTTCGAGAGAAAATGGATGTGTGTTTACTTCACTTCGAACGTTTAGTTGCACTTAAGGGTGAACACGTTGCTGTTAGAGAAATGCGCAAACATGCTTCGTGGTATTTAAAAGGCATCCGTGGAAACGGCGTAGCACGTAACTTGATTAATCAAACTGAATCCGCAATAGAATTACGCGCATTCATTAATGACTTTGCAGAAGAGCAAATGGCTTTAGATGGTCAACTTGAAACAAGTGTTATGTAATACATGTGGAAAGAGCTGTCACTCTTGTGATAGCTCTTTTATATATAGAAGAAACTTTTCAGAATTATAGAAATTCGTGTGTAATAATTTTAAATATGCGATAACACGTGAAGACGATTGTGAAATTGTGTACAATAGGTTCAATATGAATGGATAGCTTTGACGAAAAAATATGTTTTTGATTTTCATTTTCAAAAATAAACGAATTCTTCTTTGTTGTTCGTTAAATGGTTAAACGGAGCTATTACAAGAAAAAGGAGTGAAATAAATATGTCTCATTTAGATGAATTAAACGATCAACTTTTGGTGAGACGCCAAAAGATGACATCAATAAGCGAAAGTGGACTCGATCCATTTGGTGGGCGTTTTGAACGTTCGCATTTATCAGATGGAATTCATGCGGAGTTTGAGCAATTTTCAAAAGAACAATTAGATGAAGCGCCTCACGAAGTAACGATTGCCGGAAGAATTATGACGAAACGTGGAAAAGGGAAAGCTGGTTTTGCACATCTTCAAGACTTCGGTGGTCAAGTACAAATTTATGTTCGTAAAGATGCAATTGGCGATGACGCTTACCATTTGTTTACTACGGCTGATTTAGGTGATATCGTCGGCATTCGAGGAAATGTTTTCCGTACACAAGTAGGAGAGCTTTCGGTTAAAGCGATTGAATTTACATTTTTAACAAAATCACTACGTCCCATGCCAGAAAAATTCCATGGCTTAAAAGATGTTGAACAACGTTACCGTCAACGCTATCTTGACTTGATATCAAGTCAAGAAAGCAAAAATACATTTATTACTCGTAGCCGTATTATTCAATCGATGCGTCGCTATTTAGATGGACAAGGTTTCTTAGAAGTAGAAACACCATTGATGCATGCAATTGCAGGTGGAGCAGCCGCTCGTCCATTTATCACACACCACAATGCATTAGACATGACATTATATATGCGTATTGCAATTGAACTACATTTGAAACGATTAATCGTTGGAGGGCTTGAAAAAGTATATGAAATAGGACGGGTGTTCCGAAACGAAGGAATCTCCACTAGACATAACCCTGAATTTACAATGCTTGAGTTATATGAAGCGTATGCAGATTACAATGACATCATGGAGTTAACTGAGAACGTAATCGCACACATCGCGCAAGATGTACTTGGAACGACGAAAGTGATGTACGGAGAAGATGAGATTGATTTAACTCCTGGCTGGAAACGTCTACACATGGTTGATGCAGTCAAAGAAGCAACTGGCGCTGATTTCTGGGTAGAGATGACGAAAGAACAAGCTCACGCTTTAGCAAATGAGCATGGTGTAGATATTAAACCTTCTATGGAAGCGGGGCATGTTCTTAATGAATTCTTTGAACAAAAAGTCGAAGAATCATTAGTTCAACCTACATTCATTTATGGTCACCCTGTGGAGATTTCACCATTGGCTAAGAAAAATCCCGATGACGGTCGCTTTACAGATCGCTTCGAGTTATTCATTGTTCGTCGTGAACATGCAAATGCCTTCACTGAATTAAACGATCCGATTGACCAACGTGAACGATTCGAAGCGCAACTCGTTGAAAAAGAAGCGGGTAATGATGAAGCACATGAAATGGATGAGGACTTTATCGAAGCGCTTGAATACGGTATGCCACCAACAGGGGGACTAGGTATCGGAATTGATCGTGTAATTATGTTATTAACCAACTCACCGTCCATTCGCGATGTACTGCTATTCCCGCAAATGCGTCACCGTGACTAAGGTGTTCAGAGAAAGCTAGAAGCAATTCTAGCTTTCTCTTTTTTATTTCAAGAAAAGACTTGCGTCTACCTGTAGATGGTGGTATATTAATCAAGTTGCTAATTTAAGTGCAACGCGGTAAATAAAAAAAGCAAAACTTTTTGTTGACATGACAATGAGAATTTGTTAAGATATAAAAGTCGCCAAAACAAGCGACACAATAATGAACCTTGAAAACTGAACAGCAAAACGTCAACTAAAATAGCGGAAAGCACTTCGGTGCTAGAAGCGAAAACGTTTTCTTACGCCGACACCTGTTGGTATTGAAAACACAACTTGAACTTAAACGTTCATTATAAACGTCAAATTTTTGACGCCAGCAACAAAGTCGAGCTAATCGACTCACCTATTATGGAGAGTTTGATCCTGGCTCAGGACGAACGCTGGCGGCGTGCCTAATACATGCAAGTCGAGCGGAGAGAAGAAGCTTGCTTCTTCTTTTAGCGGCGGACGGGTGAGTAACACGTGGGCAACCTACCTTGTAGATTGGGATAACTCCGGGAAACCGGGGCTAATACCAAATAATCCATTTTGCTTCATGGCGAAATGTTGAAAGGCGGCTTCGGCTGTCACTACAAGATGGGCCCGCG comes from the Paenisporosarcina antarctica genome and includes:
- the folB gene encoding dihydroneopterin aldolase: MDYIHVNEMEFWGNHGVFAEETKLGQRFRVTLSLAVDLQEAGQTDDLEKTVNYAEAFFICQKIVETNPAKLVETVAERIATEILTKFKGRVKGCKVMVIKPDPPIPGHYRSIAVEITRGEFV
- the folK gene encoding 2-amino-4-hydroxy-6-hydroxymethyldihydropteridine diphosphokinase; this encodes MNTAYLSLGSNLGDRYEMLRDAIQLLRQQTGLEVSRLSSIYETDPVGYTEQAIFLNMVVEIKSELCAEEILFICLETEQTLGRIRQFRWGPRCIDLDILLFNDENIELEKLTVPHPRMHERGFVLFPLIELVPDGVHPLTGVPFGKYAEGQKEGVHIWKTFGGVDAFGRSEN
- a CDS encoding helix-turn-helix domain-containing protein, whose translation is MENIRWGRRIRAFRKLKAIKQIDLAKQIGMSTSVLGQIERGTREPTIKQLETMASVLNIEVKELMGGTN
- the dusB gene encoding tRNA dihydrouridine synthase DusB: MTKMSDKPFQIGKHVMDNRVVLAPMAGICNSAFRLTVKEFGSGLVYAEMISDKGIVRKNERTMSMLYIDERENPLSLQIFGGDKATLVEAAKYVDQNTEADIIDINMGCPVSKIIKCEAGAKLLLDPEKIYEMVAAVVDNVKKPVTVKMRTGWDLDHLYAVQNAQAVERAGGSAVAVHGRTRVQMYEGKADWDIIRQVKENVNIPVIGNGDIETPQDAKRMLEETGVDGVMIGRAALGDPWMIYRTVQYLETGELKPQPTVREKMDVCLLHFERLVALKGEHVAVREMRKHASWYLKGIRGNGVARNLINQTESAIELRAFINDFAEEQMALDGQLETSVM
- the lysS gene encoding lysine--tRNA ligase; translation: MSHLDELNDQLLVRRQKMTSISESGLDPFGGRFERSHLSDGIHAEFEQFSKEQLDEAPHEVTIAGRIMTKRGKGKAGFAHLQDFGGQVQIYVRKDAIGDDAYHLFTTADLGDIVGIRGNVFRTQVGELSVKAIEFTFLTKSLRPMPEKFHGLKDVEQRYRQRYLDLISSQESKNTFITRSRIIQSMRRYLDGQGFLEVETPLMHAIAGGAAARPFITHHNALDMTLYMRIAIELHLKRLIVGGLEKVYEIGRVFRNEGISTRHNPEFTMLELYEAYADYNDIMELTENVIAHIAQDVLGTTKVMYGEDEIDLTPGWKRLHMVDAVKEATGADFWVEMTKEQAHALANEHGVDIKPSMEAGHVLNEFFEQKVEESLVQPTFIYGHPVEISPLAKKNPDDGRFTDRFELFIVRREHANAFTELNDPIDQRERFEAQLVEKEAGNDEAHEMDEDFIEALEYGMPPTGGLGIGIDRVIMLLTNSPSIRDVLLFPQMRHRD